In Actinoplanes sp. NBC_00393, a single genomic region encodes these proteins:
- a CDS encoding aldo/keto reductase, whose product MYQRPLGRSGLAVSRLALGTMTWGRDTDPDDAADQLKIFLEAGGTLIDTADVYGDGDAESVIGSLLDHLVPRDEVVIATKAGLTPHRYRPRDGSRGNLLRSLDASLRRLGTDYVDLWQVHGYDAQTPFEETLAALDHAVATGRVRYVGVSNFATWQTARAATWQSAYPGRAPIVAAQMEYSLLERGIERELLPAAAALGFGVLAWSPLGRGVLTGKYRNGRPLDSRGASEHMAPFVQTYLEPRSSSIVEAVVTAAGGLGVSPLEVALAWIRDRPGVAAPILGARTAGQLQGALRSEQLVLPTEIAMALDDVSAIDVGYPEREGVGYPHTDR is encoded by the coding sequence ATGTATCAGCGACCGCTCGGCCGAAGCGGGCTAGCGGTTTCGCGGCTCGCGCTCGGCACCATGACCTGGGGACGGGACACCGACCCCGACGACGCGGCCGACCAGTTGAAGATCTTCCTGGAGGCCGGCGGCACGCTGATCGACACCGCGGACGTGTACGGCGACGGCGACGCCGAGTCGGTGATCGGCTCGTTGCTCGACCACCTGGTGCCCCGCGACGAGGTCGTGATCGCCACCAAGGCCGGCCTCACCCCGCACCGGTACCGGCCGCGCGACGGCTCCCGCGGCAACCTGCTGCGGTCGCTGGACGCGTCGCTGCGCCGGCTCGGCACCGACTACGTGGACCTGTGGCAGGTCCACGGGTACGACGCGCAGACCCCGTTCGAGGAGACCCTGGCCGCCCTCGACCACGCCGTCGCCACCGGCCGCGTGCGGTACGTGGGGGTCTCCAACTTCGCGACCTGGCAGACCGCACGGGCGGCGACGTGGCAGTCGGCGTACCCCGGACGGGCCCCGATCGTGGCCGCCCAGATGGAGTATTCGCTGCTCGAGCGCGGTATCGAGCGCGAGCTGCTGCCGGCCGCGGCGGCCCTGGGGTTCGGTGTGCTGGCCTGGTCGCCGCTCGGCCGCGGCGTGCTCACCGGCAAGTACCGCAACGGCCGCCCGCTGGACTCGCGGGGCGCCTCCGAGCACATGGCGCCGTTCGTGCAGACCTACCTCGAGCCGCGCAGCTCCAGCATCGTCGAGGCGGTGGTGACCGCGGCGGGCGGTCTCGGCGTCTCCCCGCTCGAGGTCGCGCTCGCCTGGATCCGCGACCGGCCGGGAGTGGCCGCCCCGATCCTCGGCGCCCGCACCGCCGGGCAACTGCAGGGCGCCCTGCGCAGCGAGCAGCTGGTCCTGCCGACCGAGATCGCGATGGCCCTCGACGACGTGTCCGCGATCGACGTCGGCTATCCGGAACGCGAAGGCGTCGGTTACCCCCACACCGACCGATGA